A part of Streptomyces sp. DSM 40750 genomic DNA contains:
- a CDS encoding class I adenylate-forming enzyme family protein yields the protein MTDTAHALSESRTLWELVSRRADLTPDRPVLLQDDRTLSFGELRHRSERVAAGLYDMGVRPGTVVAWQLPTRIETALLSFALARLGAVQSPVIPFYRDREVGFALRESKAEFFAVPGEWRGFDHTEMARRLAARGVFEAYDRLPDGDPSVLPAPPADGTSVRWIYWTSGTTSDPKGVLHTDRSLIAGGSCLAHALRLTRDDVGSIAFPYAHIGGPDYMVMLLLYGFPAVMFEHFALPAALEGYRKHGVTVAGGSTAFYSMFLAEQRKQPGVPVVPSLRLLAGGGAPKPPEVYHSVVREMGVQLTHGYGMTEVPMITMGAPDDSVENLATTEGRPPAGMEIRIVDGEVRLKGEAVCRGYVDPAQSAAAFDADGFFVTGDLGHVTDSGHLVLTGRLKDVIIRKGENISAKEIEDLLHRHPAVQDVAVIGLPDAERGERVCAVLEQPPGAGPLTLDDVSDHLREEGLSVHKLPEQVEVVDALPRNETLRKVLKYKLRERYS from the coding sequence GTGACCGACACCGCCCACGCGCTCAGCGAGTCCCGCACACTCTGGGAGCTGGTCTCCCGCCGCGCCGACCTCACCCCCGACCGGCCCGTCCTCCTCCAGGACGACCGCACGCTGAGCTTCGGCGAGCTGCGCCACCGGTCCGAGCGGGTGGCGGCCGGGCTGTACGACATGGGCGTACGCCCCGGCACGGTCGTCGCCTGGCAGCTGCCCACCCGCATCGAGACGGCCCTGCTCTCCTTCGCCCTGGCCCGCCTGGGCGCCGTCCAGTCCCCGGTCATCCCCTTCTACCGCGACCGGGAGGTCGGCTTCGCGCTACGGGAGTCGAAGGCGGAGTTCTTCGCGGTGCCGGGCGAGTGGCGGGGCTTCGACCACACGGAGATGGCACGGCGGCTGGCCGCGCGGGGAGTCTTCGAGGCGTACGACCGCCTCCCGGACGGCGACCCGTCGGTACTCCCCGCCCCACCGGCCGACGGCACCTCCGTCCGCTGGATCTACTGGACCTCGGGCACCACCTCCGACCCCAAGGGCGTCCTCCACACCGACCGTTCACTCATCGCGGGCGGCTCCTGCCTCGCCCACGCGCTACGGCTCACCCGGGACGACGTCGGCTCGATCGCCTTCCCGTACGCGCACATAGGCGGCCCGGACTACATGGTGATGCTCCTGCTGTACGGCTTCCCGGCGGTGATGTTCGAGCACTTCGCGCTGCCGGCCGCGCTGGAGGGCTACCGCAAGCACGGGGTGACGGTGGCGGGCGGGTCGACGGCGTTCTACTCGATGTTCCTGGCCGAGCAGCGGAAGCAGCCGGGCGTCCCGGTCGTCCCCTCCTTGCGACTGCTCGCGGGCGGCGGGGCACCGAAGCCGCCGGAGGTCTATCACTCCGTCGTACGGGAGATGGGCGTGCAGCTCACCCACGGGTACGGCATGACGGAGGTCCCGATGATCACGATGGGGGCGCCGGACGACTCGGTGGAGAACCTGGCGACGACGGAGGGGCGGCCGCCGGCGGGGATGGAGATCAGGATCGTGGACGGGGAGGTGCGGCTGAAGGGGGAGGCCGTCTGCCGGGGGTATGTGGATCCGGCGCAGTCGGCGGCGGCCTTCGACGCGGACGGGTTCTTCGTCACGGGCGACCTCGGACATGTCACCGACAGCGGTCACCTGGTGCTGACCGGCCGCCTCAAGGACGTCATCATCCGCAAGGGCGAGAACATTTCCGCGAAGGAGATCGAGGACCTGCTGCACCGGCATCCGGCCGTCCAGGACGTGGCGGTGATCGGGCTGCCGGACGCGGAGCGGGGGGAGCGGGTCTGCGCGGTGCTCGAACAGCCGCCGGGGGCCGGCCCCCTGACGCTGGATGACGTCAGCGACCACCTGCGCGAGGAAGGGCTGTCCGTCCACAAGCTGCCGGAGCAGGTGGAGGTGGTGGACGCCCTTCCGCGCAACGAGACCCTGCGGAAGGTCCTCAAGTACAAGCTGCGCGAGCGCTATTCGTGA
- a CDS encoding acyl-CoA dehydrogenase family protein, giving the protein MDLAYSPEEEEFRGRLREWLAKVLPSLPPKPSPDDWPGRRAYDLGWQRTLYDAGYADVHWDASPTMRLIFLEETEKAGAPYVGANFVGLLHAGPTIAAEGTAEQRARWLPPVLRGEEVWCQGFSEPDAGSDLAALRTRARRDGDEYVVTGSKIWTSHAEVADWCELLVRTDTSAPKHRGISWLALPMDAPGVTVRPLRTLAGSTEFAEVFLDEVRVPVANRVGEENDGWRVTMVTLSYERGTAFVGEVVACRRVLGEVAREARANGRWDDPVVRRRLGRLNAEFRALWRLTQWNVSESESSGGVPGVGGSVFKLRYSRVRQELYDVAADVLGPDALDLGRGWVLDRLSSLSYTIAAGTSEIQRNIVGERILGLPKG; this is encoded by the coding sequence ATGGATCTCGCGTACAGCCCGGAGGAGGAGGAGTTCCGGGGGCGGCTGCGGGAGTGGCTGGCGAAGGTTCTTCCCTCGCTGCCGCCGAAGCCGTCGCCCGACGACTGGCCGGGGCGGCGCGCGTACGACCTCGGCTGGCAGCGGACGCTGTACGACGCCGGGTACGCCGACGTCCACTGGGACGCCTCCCCGACCATGCGGCTGATCTTCCTGGAGGAGACCGAGAAGGCGGGCGCCCCGTACGTCGGCGCCAACTTCGTGGGACTGCTGCACGCAGGGCCCACCATCGCCGCCGAGGGGACCGCCGAACAGCGGGCACGCTGGCTGCCGCCCGTGCTGCGCGGCGAGGAGGTGTGGTGTCAGGGGTTCAGCGAGCCGGACGCCGGGTCCGACCTCGCGGCGCTGCGCACGCGGGCGCGCAGGGACGGCGACGAGTACGTGGTGACGGGGTCGAAGATCTGGACCTCGCACGCCGAAGTCGCCGACTGGTGCGAGCTGTTGGTACGGACGGACACCTCGGCGCCCAAGCACCGGGGGATCTCCTGGCTGGCGTTGCCCATGGACGCGCCGGGCGTGACCGTACGGCCCCTGCGCACCCTCGCCGGCTCCACCGAGTTCGCCGAGGTCTTCCTCGACGAGGTGCGCGTGCCGGTCGCCAACCGGGTCGGGGAGGAGAACGACGGCTGGCGCGTGACCATGGTGACCCTGTCGTACGAGCGCGGGACCGCGTTCGTGGGGGAAGTGGTCGCGTGTCGGCGGGTGTTGGGCGAGGTGGCCCGGGAGGCGCGGGCGAACGGGCGCTGGGACGACCCCGTTGTCCGGCGGCGGCTGGGGCGGCTGAACGCCGAGTTCCGGGCGCTGTGGCGGCTCACGCAGTGGAACGTGAGCGAGTCGGAGTCCTCCGGAGGGGTGCCGGGGGTGGGGGGTTCGGTTTTCAAGCTGAGGTACTCGCGTGTGCGTCAGGAGTTGTACGACGTGGCCGCGGATGTGCTCGGGCCCGATGCGCTCGACCTCGGGCGGGGGTGGGTTCTCGATCGGCTCAGTTCGTTGTCGTACACGATCGCGGCGGGGACGTCGGAGATTCAGCGGAACATCGTGGGTGAGCGGATCTTGGGGCTGCCCAAGGGGTGA
- a CDS encoding zf-HC2 domain-containing protein — MGPGGHGGGSGLGEPPGPGGPRGPGNGDGGGGGGGDEPVGPPRIPLPRASVEDSGLPLPDPAPEPTPPAPAAPSSAVPPAPPASPVSPAPLVLEHPVLKALLGAWALAVCSAEEALAVEEHLGECGSCADEARRLREAVGLLHPPESLDLDPSLRTQVLDVCLGRRPPRIPVPRWAAPYDAEAARLDALLQDIGSADWHAPVRLRWFEGEGPVSRRTTVAGVIAHLLTVDGLVAIALGLDDPLGLLKADPDNGTPVARTEAYWKASHFPPTRAVRAPWREQSHDIVRTTSFTGGGSPDDSDGSDRLPVSYGGFELPLRDAMLDRAFETWIHAEDIAEAVDYPYEPPSGRHLHGMIDLAARMLPSSLAERRRNGLASPPPPGRHLVPAGTPGRTLRLEIEGSGGGEWLIPLDSPAALGSADHEVAHVALDGVEFCRLTAGHVPPEDAAAGQNGDRKAIRDVLFAAAAMSRM, encoded by the coding sequence GTGGGTCCCGGCGGCCACGGCGGCGGCAGCGGCCTCGGCGAGCCGCCCGGGCCCGGTGGGCCCCGGGGACCCGGCAACGGGGACGGTGGCGGTGGCGGTGGCGGTGACGAGCCGGTCGGGCCGCCGCGTATACCGCTACCGCGCGCCTCCGTGGAGGACAGCGGGCTGCCGCTGCCGGACCCCGCGCCCGAACCGACACCCCCGGCACCCGCAGCGCCGTCATCGGCGGTACCTCCCGCCCCGCCTGCCTCTCCCGTCTCCCCCGCTCCTCTCGTCCTTGAGCACCCCGTGCTGAAGGCGCTGCTCGGAGCCTGGGCGCTGGCGGTCTGTTCGGCGGAGGAGGCGTTGGCCGTCGAGGAGCATCTCGGGGAGTGCGGGTCGTGCGCGGACGAGGCGCGGCGGCTGCGGGAGGCCGTGGGGCTGCTGCATCCGCCGGAGAGCCTCGATCTCGATCCGTCGCTCCGTACCCAGGTACTGGACGTCTGTCTGGGCCGGCGCCCGCCCCGCATCCCCGTGCCGCGCTGGGCCGCCCCGTACGACGCGGAGGCCGCGCGGCTGGACGCGTTGCTGCAGGACATCGGGAGCGCGGACTGGCACGCGCCCGTACGGCTGCGCTGGTTCGAGGGCGAGGGGCCGGTGAGCCGTCGTACGACCGTCGCCGGAGTCATCGCCCACCTGCTCACCGTCGACGGCCTCGTCGCGATCGCCCTGGGCCTGGACGACCCGCTGGGCCTGCTCAAGGCGGACCCGGACAACGGCACGCCCGTGGCCCGCACCGAGGCGTACTGGAAGGCGTCCCACTTCCCGCCCACCCGCGCCGTCCGCGCGCCCTGGCGGGAGCAGAGCCATGACATCGTGCGCACGACGTCGTTCACGGGCGGCGGCAGCCCGGACGACTCCGACGGCTCGGACCGGCTGCCGGTCTCGTACGGCGGCTTCGAACTCCCCCTGCGGGACGCGATGCTGGACCGGGCGTTCGAGACCTGGATCCACGCGGAGGACATCGCCGAGGCCGTGGACTACCCGTACGAGCCGCCCTCCGGCCGCCATCTGCACGGCATGATCGACCTGGCGGCGCGCATGCTGCCCTCGTCCTTGGCCGAGCGCCGCCGGAACGGGCTGGCGTCTCCGCCCCCGCCCGGCCGCCACCTCGTGCCTGCCGGCACGCCCGGCCGCACCCTCCGCCTGGAGATCGAGGGCTCCGGCGGCGGCGAGTGGCTCATCCCCCTCGACTCCCCCGCGGCCCTCGGCTCCGCCGACCACGAGGTCGCCCACGTGGCCCTCGACGGCGTCGAATTCTGCCGACTGACCGCCGGCCACGTCCCTCCGGAGGACGCGGCGGCGGGCCAGAACGGCGACCGCAAGGCAATCAGGGACGTCCTGTTCGCGGCGGCGGCCATGAGCAGGATGTAG
- a CDS encoding acyl-CoA dehydrogenase family protein, with product MRFQLTEDQRALRDGVRGLLARRFGREALWAAVDGGGLDRGLWRELGAAGFFALRLTEAEGGVGLGLPEAVLLFEEAGRVLLPGPLVATHLAAGTVPGAATGEAVVTAVGGGGLVEWLDEADVVVGGGSGAVAAGAVALRSVDPLTPLHRVSADVSSARPDDPFVLLTAAEQLGTAVRACELAVQHARTREQFGRPIGAFQAVKHLCAELLVRVEVARAAVYAAAVTGDPVDIAAARLLADEAAVRGARDCLQVHGGMGFTWEADVHLCLKRAWVRAERGGSITESEELLAEELLAGAG from the coding sequence ATGCGCTTTCAACTCACTGAGGACCAGCGGGCGCTGCGGGACGGGGTGCGGGGGCTGTTGGCGCGGCGCTTCGGGCGGGAAGCGTTGTGGGCCGCCGTCGACGGCGGTGGGCTGGACCGGGGCCTCTGGCGGGAGTTGGGGGCGGCCGGGTTCTTCGCGTTGCGGTTGACGGAGGCGGAGGGTGGCGTCGGGCTCGGGCTGCCGGAGGCGGTGTTGCTGTTCGAAGAGGCGGGGCGGGTGCTGCTGCCCGGGCCGCTGGTGGCCACGCATCTCGCGGCGGGGACGGTGCCGGGGGCGGCGACCGGGGAGGCCGTGGTGACCGCCGTCGGGGGTGGAGGGCTGGTGGAGTGGCTGGACGAGGCGGATGTGGTGGTGGGGGGCGGGAGTGGTGCTGTCGCGGCCGGGGCGGTCGCGTTGCGGTCGGTTGACCCGTTGACGCCGTTGCACCGGGTGTCGGCGGATGTCTCTTCCGCCCGCCCGGATGATCCCTTCGTGCTGCTCACCGCTGCCGAGCAACTGGGTACGGCCGTCCGGGCCTGTGAGCTGGCGGTGCAACACGCGCGGACGCGGGAGCAGTTCGGGCGGCCGATCGGGGCGTTCCAGGCGGTCAAGCATCTGTGCGCGGAGCTGCTGGTGCGGGTGGAGGTGGCGCGGGCGGCGGTGTACGCGGCGGCCGTGACCGGTGACCCGGTGGACATCGCGGCGGCTCGGCTGCTGGCCGACGAGGCGGCGGTGCGCGGCGCGCGCGACTGTCTTCAGGTGCACGGCGGTATGGGGTTCACCTGGGAGGCCGACGTACATCTGTGTCTGAAGCGCGCGTGGGTACGGGCAGAACGTGGCGGATCGATTACGGAGAGTGAGGAGTTGTTGGCGGAGGAACTGCTGGCCGGGGCGGGCTGA
- a CDS encoding amidohydrolase family protein: MTELPRVISVDDHVIEPAHLFDTWLPEKYRDRGPKPLTAGIGELAYVAGKYQITMDPAGQLTDWWIYEDLKFPYKRNIAAVGFDRDEMTLEGITREQMRRGCWDPKARLADMDLNHVEASLCFPTFPRFCGQTFAEAHDKEVALACVRAYNDWMVEEWCGDSGGRLIPLCLIPLWDVELAVEEIKRNAARGVKAVTFSEIPTYLGLPSIHSGYWDPFFAVCQETGTVINMHIGSSSQMPAASPDAPPAVQASLSFNNAMASMMDFLFSGVLVKFPTLKLAYSEGQMGWIPYALERADDVWEEHRAWGGVRDLIPEPPSTYYYRQMFCCFFRDKHGVASLDVVGRDNATFETDYPHVDSTFPHTKEVALDHVKGLDDETVYKLMRGNAIRMLDLDFDK, translated from the coding sequence ATGACCGAACTGCCCCGCGTCATCAGCGTCGACGACCATGTGATCGAACCCGCGCACCTCTTCGACACCTGGCTCCCGGAGAAGTACCGCGATCGAGGTCCCAAGCCCCTCACCGCCGGGATCGGTGAGCTCGCGTACGTCGCCGGCAAGTACCAGATCACGATGGACCCGGCCGGGCAGCTCACGGACTGGTGGATCTACGAGGACCTGAAGTTCCCGTACAAGCGGAACATCGCGGCCGTCGGGTTCGACCGGGACGAGATGACGCTGGAGGGGATCACGCGGGAGCAGATGCGGCGCGGATGCTGGGATCCCAAGGCGCGGCTGGCGGACATGGACCTCAACCATGTCGAGGCCTCGCTCTGCTTCCCCACCTTCCCGCGCTTCTGCGGGCAGACGTTCGCCGAGGCGCACGACAAGGAGGTCGCCCTGGCCTGCGTGCGCGCGTACAACGACTGGATGGTCGAGGAGTGGTGCGGCGACAGCGGCGGCCGGCTGATCCCGCTGTGCCTGATCCCCCTCTGGGACGTCGAACTGGCGGTCGAGGAGATCAAGCGGAACGCCGCCCGGGGGGTGAAGGCCGTGACCTTCTCCGAGATCCCCACCTACCTCGGTCTGCCTTCCATCCACTCCGGCTACTGGGACCCGTTCTTCGCGGTCTGCCAGGAGACCGGGACCGTCATCAACATGCACATCGGCTCCAGCTCCCAGATGCCGGCCGCCTCCCCCGACGCACCCCCCGCCGTCCAGGCCTCGCTCTCCTTCAACAACGCGATGGCCTCGATGATGGACTTCCTCTTCAGCGGGGTCCTGGTGAAGTTCCCGACCCTCAAACTCGCCTACAGCGAAGGCCAGATGGGCTGGATCCCGTACGCCCTGGAGCGGGCCGACGACGTGTGGGAGGAGCACCGCGCCTGGGGCGGGGTGCGGGACCTGATCCCCGAGCCGCCGTCGACGTACTACTACCGCCAGATGTTCTGCTGCTTCTTCCGCGACAAGCACGGGGTCGCCTCGCTGGACGTGGTGGGGCGCGACAACGCGACCTTCGAGACCGACTATCCGCACGTCGACTCGACCTTCCCGCACACCAAGGAAGTCGCCCTCGACCATGTGAAGGGCCTCGACGACGAGACGGTCTACAAGCTGATGCGGGGCAACGCGATCCGCATGCTCGACCTGGACTTCGACAAGTAA
- a CDS encoding EF-hand domain-containing protein, whose product MVSSEYEGRIAARFATFDQDGNGWIDREDFNAATKAVLSEFDTTARSDKGQALYIGAEAFWQGMAGIADRDGDQRITRDEFVNGAVKRLRDNPDRFAEIARPFLHAALAVADSDGDGTATVEDTARVLKALGVPEQIANATAAALDTDTDGKVSESEIVTAFARYFTVPE is encoded by the coding sequence ATGGTCAGCAGCGAGTACGAGGGCAGGATCGCCGCCCGGTTCGCCACTTTCGACCAGGACGGCAACGGCTGGATCGACCGCGAGGACTTCAACGCGGCGACCAAGGCGGTTCTCAGCGAGTTCGACACCACCGCCCGGTCCGACAAGGGCCAGGCGCTGTACATCGGCGCCGAGGCCTTCTGGCAGGGCATGGCCGGAATCGCGGACCGGGACGGCGACCAGCGCATCACCCGGGACGAGTTCGTGAACGGCGCGGTCAAGCGGCTGCGCGACAACCCCGACCGCTTCGCCGAGATTGCCCGCCCCTTCCTGCACGCGGCCCTCGCCGTCGCGGACTCCGACGGGGACGGCACGGCCACGGTCGAGGACACCGCCCGGGTCCTCAAGGCCCTCGGCGTCCCCGAGCAGATCGCCAACGCGACCGCCGCCGCCCTCGACACCGACACCGACGGCAAGGTCAGCGAGTCGGAGATCGTGACGGCGTTCGCGCGCTACTTCACCGTGCCCGAATAG
- the purU gene encoding formyltetrahydrofolate deformylase yields the protein MNEQSTRAAAPADQYVLTLACPDKQGIVHAVSSYLFMTGCNIEDSQQFGDHDTGLFFMRVHFSAEAPVSVEKLRASFAAIGDSFQMDWQINRADEKMRVVLMVSKFGHCLNDLLFRASTGALPVEIAAVVSNHSDFAELVASYDVPFHHIPVTKDNKAEAEARLLAIVREENVELVVLARYMQVLSDDLCKQLNGRIINIHHSFLPSFKGAKPYHQAHARGVKLIGATAHYVTADLDEGPIIEQEVERVGHGVTPEGLVAIGRDVECQALARAVKWHAERRILRNGRRTVVFA from the coding sequence ATGAACGAGCAGTCCACCCGAGCCGCGGCCCCCGCCGACCAGTACGTCCTCACCCTCGCCTGCCCGGACAAGCAGGGAATCGTGCACGCCGTGTCGAGCTACCTCTTCATGACCGGCTGCAACATCGAGGACAGCCAGCAGTTCGGCGACCACGACACGGGTCTGTTCTTCATGCGTGTGCACTTCTCGGCGGAGGCGCCGGTGAGCGTCGAGAAGCTACGGGCCAGCTTCGCGGCGATCGGTGACTCCTTCCAGATGGACTGGCAGATCAACCGGGCCGACGAGAAGATGCGCGTCGTCCTCATGGTCAGCAAGTTCGGCCACTGCCTGAACGACCTGCTCTTCCGGGCCAGTACGGGGGCGCTGCCGGTGGAGATCGCGGCCGTGGTCTCCAACCACAGCGATTTCGCCGAGCTGGTGGCGTCGTACGACGTCCCCTTCCACCACATCCCGGTGACCAAGGACAACAAGGCCGAGGCCGAGGCGCGGCTGCTGGCGATCGTGCGCGAGGAGAACGTCGAGCTGGTCGTCCTGGCCCGCTATATGCAGGTGCTCTCCGACGACCTCTGCAAGCAGCTCAACGGCCGCATCATCAACATCCACCACTCCTTCCTGCCGAGCTTCAAGGGCGCGAAGCCGTACCACCAGGCGCACGCCCGTGGTGTGAAGCTGATCGGGGCGACGGCGCACTATGTCACCGCCGACCTCGACGAGGGGCCGATCATCGAGCAGGAGGTCGAGCGCGTGGGGCACGGGGTGACGCCCGAGGGGCTCGTCGCGATCGGGCGGGATGTGGAGTGCCAGGCGCTGGCGCGGGCGGTCAAGTGGCACGCCGAGCGCCGGATCCTGAGGAACGGGCGACGGACGGTCGTCTTCGCGTAG
- a CDS encoding sigma-70 family RNA polymerase sigma factor: MATKDAPPRWDRRMQQRLAHGEAAALGELYDRFASLVHGLAHRVLGDESAADSLTREVFLQLWENPESYDPKQGPLRSWIAALTHRLAVQRLRATETAALARGGEGTTEDLERKVHHASVAARADYIVQAMPAPLRAALELAYFQRRDYRQAATDLGVTEDEARRRLRLGLQLLSTAHDTRPSGAPPEYGGAV; this comes from the coding sequence ATGGCGACGAAGGACGCACCGCCCCGCTGGGACCGCAGGATGCAGCAGCGGCTGGCGCACGGCGAGGCGGCGGCGCTCGGTGAGTTGTACGACCGGTTCGCGTCCCTCGTGCACGGGCTCGCCCATCGCGTCCTCGGCGACGAGTCGGCCGCCGACTCCCTCACTCGCGAGGTGTTCCTCCAGCTCTGGGAGAACCCCGAGTCGTACGACCCCAAGCAGGGCCCCCTGCGCTCCTGGATCGCGGCGCTGACCCACCGCCTGGCCGTGCAGCGACTGCGCGCCACCGAGACCGCCGCACTCGCCCGGGGCGGCGAGGGCACCACCGAGGACCTGGAGCGCAAGGTCCACCACGCCTCGGTCGCCGCCCGCGCCGACTACATAGTGCAAGCGATGCCCGCGCCCCTGCGCGCCGCCCTGGAACTCGCCTACTTCCAGCGCCGCGACTACCGCCAGGCCGCCACCGACCTCGGCGTCACCGAGGACGAGGCCCGCCGCCGCCTCCGCCTCGGCCTCCAGCTCCTCTCCACCGCCCACGACACCCGCCCCTCCGGAGCCCCGCCCGAATACGGGGGTGCGGTGTGA
- a CDS encoding STAS domain-containing protein has translation MAVAFEVTDGGHGEWAVLHVSGEMDLVTSPVLRQRVHEAVADGRRSLVLDLSGVVFCDSSGVGVLIATRRLMRSCRGHLRLILPADGRAGGGPAEGAHVNRVLAALGVRRLFDVHPDVPSAVAPESDDEADPLSA, from the coding sequence ATCGCGGTGGCGTTCGAAGTGACCGACGGCGGGCACGGTGAGTGGGCTGTGCTGCATGTGTCGGGAGAGATGGATCTGGTGACGTCGCCCGTGCTCCGCCAGCGGGTGCACGAGGCGGTGGCGGACGGCCGCCGAAGTCTCGTCCTCGACCTCTCCGGCGTCGTCTTCTGCGACTCCAGCGGCGTGGGCGTCCTGATCGCCACCCGGCGGCTGATGCGTTCCTGCCGGGGGCACCTCCGGCTGATCCTCCCCGCCGACGGCAGGGCGGGCGGTGGCCCGGCCGAGGGCGCGCACGTCAACCGCGTTCTCGCCGCCCTCGGCGTCCGCCGCCTCTTCGACGTCCACCCGGACGTCCCCTCGGCGGTCGCACCGGAGTCCGACGACGAGGCCGACCCCCTGTCGGCCTGA
- a CDS encoding SCO4402 family protein, translating to MTVQGSENPSRHGRRSSTMGGMPLNDMPWWRWRSNVRSALHMLSDPAFQQNVWLAGVDGYGDVTDAVYRLVEDTWLDNWSAEKYVGTIFRDAQEAALVDSAVLRVLRIMHQVGPDAPVSAYLDHEAWPEAVRAAREAHVRLSVSDGEDPDAPPRTLEVLRIMTRAA from the coding sequence ATGACCGTCCAAGGTTCGGAGAACCCTTCCCGTCACGGGCGTCGCTCATCCACCATGGGCGGCATGCCACTGAACGACATGCCGTGGTGGCGCTGGCGCAGCAATGTGCGCTCCGCGCTGCACATGCTCTCCGACCCCGCGTTCCAGCAGAACGTCTGGCTGGCCGGTGTCGACGGGTACGGGGACGTCACCGACGCCGTGTACCGCCTGGTCGAGGACACCTGGCTCGACAACTGGTCCGCCGAGAAGTACGTGGGCACGATATTCCGTGACGCGCAGGAGGCGGCCCTCGTCGACTCCGCCGTGCTGCGCGTGCTGCGGATCATGCACCAGGTCGGCCCGGACGCCCCCGTCTCCGCGTATCTCGACCACGAGGCCTGGCCCGAGGCCGTCCGCGCCGCCCGGGAGGCCCATGTGCGCCTCTCCGTGAGCGACGGGGAGGACCCGGACGCGCCGCCGCGAACGCTCGAGGTGCTGCGGATCATGACGCGGGCGGCGTAG